CTTACCTGCAAGAAGTCTCCAGCATTCTCATGGATACCATGCAAGGAATACAACTGACAAAGTGATATTAACACTGACTTGACAGCTGCCGTTGTATCTAGACTTCCACTTCTTAGAAAGTCCACAAAACTTTTCACCACAAAGTAATGACAGTGAGCCTATCAAAAGACGGATAAAAATGCACTGTGTTTTAAGTAATCATTACCATCATTACAGATGTCTAATAATACATAGCGCAAGAGCTCTTTTATTTTTCAACTCCTTAGGATGCAAATGATTCCTGCTGCCATATATAAAGACCACAAGCATAAACCTCTCACACAGTAATCTTAATCCTACcagaattttaatttatattgcTAGGGTGACTGAAGCACAGGTTTATATCATGCCTATGGATTTTTCATCTTCAGAAACAAATGGGCAACTGGCAATTGCtgagccagccactctaacagTAACCATTTGACAATCATGACACCACAATTAACATTAACTAACTTACCTGTGCTGCCTTGATGAGTGCAATATGGGAATTATTCCATGCTTCATGCTGTGCCTTTCCTGCTCCTATTTCTCTTTGAAGACTTTGGGCAGCTGCAATGACTAATCTATTAAAAATCAGAATTTATTGTTACTCCAAGAATACCAAGAATATGATACCACGTTATTTCAAAGAATTGCAATTGAGATTGGCTAAATTTGCCACCAGACAAATAATTTGCACAGCCCTATCCCATATATGTAATGAATTATTTTTATCACTTATGTCACAGTGTTTAGTGTGTGTGTAGATAATGTAgagcaatactgaaaacattactgCATAGTATGTTAACTCTTTCCTAATGAAAGAACCCCATGACGCACGAGTGCAAGTGgggtgtacttggggtatttgcacaagtgcttgcagttcTGCAGCAGAAAACGCTgtaagcatgagtgcaaattcCGAAGCATCAAAAGAACTCACAGaacatggggttctgttattattacatatgtttagcTAAAACAGcatatttctgtaaaaaaataaatgacactgTGCGATCACACACTTCTGTGTACTATGAATGATCATGCcctcatttgaatatcatttgaATGCAGATATTGCAAATGACACTAGTATGTGCCTATACCAGTACAAGTAAtctctgtacatatatgtaataaactGTAAGATGTCAAAAGGACAAAGACAGAGACACTCCCTACCTTTGTGCTCTATGCTCATAGGCAGAAAGACCTTGATTCATGACATCAGCTTCATTCTTTGCTGACCACTTTTTTTCAGgtgtttttgataaatatgaCACCAAATCGGGTAACTCCTGACCAGTAGCAACCATACTAGCACATTTCATCAGATATCTAGTTACCATAGTAATAAGagtatattaatgttttcattgtttGAATAGAATTCAAATATTAGCATTTATACTAAATTATAGTAGTCATAAAGATAAGAAATGGGTATTTGTATTGGATTTTGcattaataaaataacttactaattttttctgataaaaaacaaagaaacaaaatagATCAAGTCTATATTTGTAACTTGATAATTGAAAAACACTAAACAATTGACTGTGTAAAAAGTACATAAGGGAGTGATCTGTAAACAAATTCGGATTTGGAAGAAAGACTTAAGGATGAATATAATAATGAAGAACAAAAAGAAGTTGTTGCAAGATTGTGTTTATTCCCTCAGAGAACTGCAGAATGTGCcataatgtaatgttatatatagtcaCACCATATCCTGCTGACCCCCTGGCAAATCTTTATGTTAATGTATGAGGCACCAAAAGAATtaaagttatacatgtagtggcTTGAAAAGCGAAATGTTCAGCTTTTTGGGGTTATTTCCACAAGtttctatgttttttttttatcccatGCATCCTTCACGATTTATGTGCATGGAAACTGTAGAAAATTACACACCATATGTTTGTACACTGATATACAGGCAGTCTTTATATGCTTATGTTTCCATAGTATGGGTAATATCATAATGTTACAGATGTTAACATATACACCAAAGACTCCCTAGCTTAATGGCACAACAAAATGTGACTTATAATTGCGAGACATTGGCTATTTCATAAGTATCTCTTTTGTTGCATTTCAGTGAGTATATTGAACTGTTGAACTGCTGTACACCACTTTCACTGAGACTGTTGAACGCAACTAATGTACACCACTTTTAGACTGTTGAATGCAATGTATACCATTTCAGGTTCTACAATGGATTGAAAACTCTATAGAAACTTTCAAGAATGATGATGAGGCACTAtaacttttaaattaaaaaataaaatatccagAGGCACTAACCTGGCTACTTGGagatacagtacagtattttcACCTTCAACTGTACACAATGCTGTAGAACGGCCATACAGGGATGGAAGTCCACTGGCCTGGGAATAGCCATGTCCTCCACAGGATAGACGACATATTTCTATACCTCTATTCATCTCATCAGAAGTGAATGACTTCAGACCAGATGAGATTGCATGCAGCTTGAGATAAAATGTTGTGTAATCAGTTAGTCACCTGACAGTCACATGATAAAAGCTGCAAATTATGGGATGCTTGATGTAATCTTAATTCTTCTGTGTGCATCATACTTTATGTACAGAATGTGATGATTAAAGTTTGAGATTATATGGCAGATAAACTACCAGAAAGTTAACATAAACACgtgtacatgtagacacaaactacaaatcaaatttatgtcattactTACTAGTATTTTTCAGGTAGCAGCACATTCAATCTCATTCATtctttacactatgttgatcacatgGTGATTATCTCCACATAACCAAGTCACcgctatcatccacttgtgtaatctaccacatgcagCATATTCAACCCCATGCAGTGAGTACACATACTCACATGATGACAAATATCCACATGACCAAGTTACTGCCATCACCCATGTACTTATGTAAGCTACCACATGCAACAATAAGTTTAATGTGTGTCTATCAATAGTTTGCCGATAGTATGTAATACTTACAGCAGACATTGATCTGATATTACCAGCCTTGATCTCATCCTGTGTTTTTAGAAATATGTCCTTTACAATCTTACCAACAAAGTAAAATGCATAGGCACTTGCTAATCTAGGAAATAGCTTATATTGCTGAGATTGGTAATCAAGGATTTGAGGTTCTTCACCactggtttaaaaaaaaaaacacgaaaaaaaTTATACAGAATTCTCAGTATCTGCAATATCATTTTATTGCATGCTAGAGGTTCAAAATAGAAGAAGAAGGTCGATCGATTTATTCTCTGTACCTGAAATAGTATTTTACCACAATGGTAGAGGGTCAAAgggaacaagaaggtcgacttattctcaagCGCatctatagtaatgcatgtcaAACACATGgagcggaagttatggtgtcaaccaagaaatcaaatgttcgtTATTTGTATGATGTGCCTAGACactaatattctatttcaagtACCAAGAATTataaaaattttaatttattataatataatttgtttcAGGATCCTTGCCATAGGATCATTCTGTTATCCAGGCTATGTTTTGGACcaactttttaaaatacatcTGTAAATCAGCTGTTTTCACATCTACATTTCAGTCCATATCTGCTCTGGTTCTTTAAGCGTAAAGATACAATATTATTTGTCAACTTACCCTGGTGTTATTTCTGTTTGTCTTCTAACAGTACTGTATCTGATAGCTATGGTACTTGCCATAGCTAGGCACTCAGCTGCTGttctggtgaaatttacacgcAGTAAAACCATTGATCCGTATGCAAGTTTCATACTTTGTggtttgatgtatgtaccatctGGTTGTACCTGGGTAAAGATTTTGATGTTTGCCAACCTTGTCACATCTGAAATTTGACTGTTGAAGACTTCATAAACATGAACTTTATGGTCACAAGTGAAATCACTGCATGGCTATATGGGTGCAACAGTGCCCAATTTAAAACTAGTTTTATCATTACACTCGATAAGACAgtaatatatacagaaatttTCCATCAGGAATTTAAACTGTCTGAAAAGTTTGACCTTTTCAAGAGAAATCAGCTCAAATTAGCCTTAATAATGTCACTTCTGTGACTGTATTTTACCCTCTCATTGGACTAGGTAAGATCAAGTTAACAACTCAAAGTTTAATGCCTGAATATCACTTCTGTGACAGCTTTACAACATAGTAATCCAACCTGGGCTTGTAAAAAAATGCAGGACAACTTCTTTAGACAGAATActaaagggctatgtttcatGGGTCATCACGTTAGTATTATCCTATCAGTGGTGCTATCAGGATTACATGGAATAATTCTTTGTTCTGGTCGAACATTGTTAGTAATAGCTCTGCtaaaaaccaaaacattttcaCTGGTATCAAGATTTTAATCCTTAATCCGATGTTGATTTCTGAGTGACACACTTACCTTGGCATACTTCATTAACATATTCTCCCTAGGTATTCTGACATGATCAAATCTGAGGAACCCATTACAGTAGCCATGGTTTTCCATTTTTGGTCCAATATCACCAACAGTGACACCTGAATTCATGATAGGAGATTATAAACCCAGGGCTTGTAAAGGTTTACCTGTTACAAAGTTACTTGAAAATGATCTCAATCAAATGAAGGTATGACTTGTTTGCTATGCATGTCTTATACAGGTAGCATATTGTATAtggtacaactgctgacatcagaccgtggatgaATGGCACCTGTTACAAATGAGGAAactaaacaactgaattggattaacaaCACATAGCACACCATGtcggaagtacagagacttgtattacattctatcatttaATGAGAAAAGTTTTATGGTTACTTTATATAATAGTTCACAGTTcgcaaacaaatttccagttcccctggcatttcatgtacacatgtaaagtggcgataaaactgttcttatcaaaccaaggtgggtaatacaagtctctgctgttccaacaccctgagccaagtgttattaatcctattcatttgtttactttcccgtAGGCTCggttgtccatggtctgatgtcagcagttgtattaTGTAACAGCTGCATCTTAACACTTTTCAAGCTAAGTGAATTATTGATCAAATCTTTAAATGTTACAGTTTTTGATCCAGAATAGTATCAGCAACTGAGACACCTTGTCAGGAAAGAAAGGGGTGTGTTCAACTTTGAACCCAAAGTATGTATTCCAATCATTGAAAGCTCATAATGCTAAAAACTTTACGTGAACTGTGTATGCAAGTCATTTGATCTACAAAGgtgataaacatttttagtcTTTTCTGTCATATTCATTGCCGATAAATTTCCATATGAGGGATGTCACATACATCCAACACATATCATATTCTCCCCATAGTTGTTGCTAGCGCATGAAACACATGttcatcaaatatttaaaaaaaacacaatcaTACTTTAACTTATTCTTATTGGACACAATATTTGAGATATcccattaaaataaaattgagaaAAGCTATTGTTCAATAAAACACCAGTTCCATATAatcatacacaaacacacaaacacacacacagagacatacacacaataaatacatatatacatacaatgtacataaagacacacacaaacaaacaaacacacatacacacatacatacatacatacatacatacatacatacatacatacataaataataattttgttgaGTTATATAACTGACCAAGAAGAATCATACATTTACTATACAGAGCCACAAGTAGCCTGTACCCCTATGAATAATTGCCTCACCTGGTAATGGTCTGTGATCTTCTAGACTACGTAATTGCACCATAAACTGATGAATGCCATGACATTGACCTTTGGTGTACAACTGAGCCACTACCACTGCATGATTTGACTGTAATCCCACTAAACAAACAGTAAAAATATTGAATCATGGGCTATACATAGGGTAAAACCAGAAATTTCTAGCCATTTGTGATTAAGGCCGGAATAAATGTCGAACTTCTCATGTGACAAATTTGACACaatagaacacaacacaactaaATCAAGTACCTGCATCGTGaaaagatatacaaataaatatcgCCAATAGTATCTTGTAATGCAGAATACCATTGTTGCAAAATTATGAAACAAGTCttacaaaaatgataaattatttcttttatgTAACACATAATTGTagaaaaacatgaaattgaaaCGTTTTCAGGTTCATTGATTTGAGATACTATATACTTACAATTTCCCGGCCACCATTTCATAGAAGTCAGAGTTGGACTGTGCATAACAAACTCCTCAGTTTGGGGATCATAGGTTGCAGTTGTTTCCAACCCTCTGATAAACGTACCTGCATTACAAAAGGATAATAGAAATAATATTGCCAATGGCATGTTTCAGAACTGGTAGCATGGGCAATGaataattttaactttttgaagTCTTTGATTGGTAGAACATTCTGTCTTGGAAAGCCGATTTATACCAGTCCCTGTTCTTATCTTTGCACAAGACACTGTAGTTTGGTTATTGCTATGGGTTTGTATGGTACCATGCATAacttaataatgcaaattagaAGCATTCAAACCAAGAATACAGGATTtagttttaaataatgtaaagtaACATATCGTTAACATCATTGGCACTATGAAAAATTAGCCAAAAGattaaaattgttattattttcattagGTTTTCTTGAATAGCTTCCACAGGATTAATTCCATTAATTTGCACCTTGTACTGCAATGGTTAAACATAATTGCATACTTGTATGCTAATGAGTATGAAGGCATTTCATGAAAAGAATCATGTGAGCACattacagttacattttacaacatttctgtTTCTACTTAGCTCAGTCTGTGTGCAAGTGTCAGTGATTAACATACAAACTGGCCACTGCATAGTCATAACTATTTAATCACATAGTTTTCCTATAGTCATCAATGATATTGGCTTTTGAGTTTagtatcacatggtatggactaatgactcatagtgacctcaatttgcatataggggcaCTAGTCAAGGTCTATTTTCCTCCAGGCACTATTCATGTAGCACAATCAGTGATTTGCTTTTACTACAAAAAGAATGTGCCTGAGAAAGTGATGTATtcaatataaaacaattattgcctggccttatgaTGGCAAAAGCAGATGTCATATTGCCCCTCATGCTGTTGTGTAGCAACTACTCCCCTCAGCTTATAGTATATTAGAACCTACCATGGCCTAACTCAGTCTGTGCATAAGTGCCAGTGACTACCAGATCTTCCATCAGTGGCATCCATTTCTTCTGCTGCTCTTCAGTACCTTGTCCAATCATTGTAGGCTTAAACATCAAGTAGTGAACTGGCAACGAAATTGTATCTTTCTTGCGGGCAGCAGCCCTGAAAGGTACACATAATAAAACAATTACTGACAGTAATTTACACAGTAGTACAAATGGCTAGAAACCATACGAATACCAATTCTCATTTCTACACAGCACTATACCATACCAAACTGTCCTTATTATCACCCTTTACATGACTTGTAATAATACAACGGCCCTATATACCACAGGGGCAGGAGGCATAGACGTGTTAATGTACATAATGTGACTGCTTTTATGCAACAAAGATGGTAAAAAAGAATGAATATCCATGGTCTCTGGGTACATAGttactaatgaaaatttctactcattTCTTTTCTAGTCCAAACTTTGCAATTGCTAGCACAAATCCCAAATTTTAGGCACTATCATCAGGAGCGTACTATGCTGTACAATGTTGACAAGATTAGTCAGCAAAAAATGGAGATTCATCACTTTCAAGAAATCTTCTGAATCTTTTGAGTAGAAATGCTTAGATCTAATTATGTTAAAGAAAGATGTGCCATtatgttcatttgttttatcttttcttCCCATCCTATACACctatttttattttgcatttttttgcattttttccAACAATGCGGGTAAATGATTAAAGGAATGCTGTGTCTATATCTGCCTATGAGATAAAGGAAAATTTTACCTACCATTATATACCTAGCCTACATGTATAGCCTTTACATAAACCTTCATATACATTACCATATATGCCATTGTGTGTGCATATACTATTCTACTTCCAGTGCACTGTAATACCAAACATATTATTTTATACCTGTATACTATGCAATAGTGCATGCATCATCCACccatgtacacaaaatcactGAGAAAACATGTAGTTGCATTTTTTTTGGATAcacatatgaaataatatgaaCCCCCATGATGCTAAGTGACCGAGTAGGCGGTGTATTTGTTGCACCCATGCTTGTGGACTGAATTTGCTGCACGTTCACAtgctatgcttgtgaaagtatggCTATTGAGAAGTGTAAGaactgacatgcaatatcctgAGTACATCACCATGGCACTCATGCAtgatggggttctgtcatatataCTCACATTCTAAACATTGTCCTGTCTTCATCAGACTGAAAATTATGTCTCCGCATTTTCTTTTCGatcaaaataacatgttttgttGAAGAATTTAAACGTTCATTTCTTGTCATAAATGACGGCTCATCACACTTTAGTTCTGGGTCGTTCAAAGCAAGAGATTCTGGAATGTTAAGGAAAAAGGAAAAGATAAAACATATCGGTAAACcaattttaaaatgatatttaatGCTATTCAAGAGTCACACATAAAATGTAATAGGTTAAATCTACCCTTGCTTCCCCCAGTCATGTTACCAAGTTCCCCAACCAAGATTTGAAGGTATAATGCATAGGAAACTATGCCAATTATACCTAATTATACCTCTCTTTGTTGCTGGGGTTttgaaaatttagaaaaaacacTGCTATAATTTATAAAGCCCCAAGCTGGTATTTTACCACACAgcaatgtaaatacatgtatgtatcctAAATATGAATCACAAGACCTGTTATTATAAACAACTTGGGAATATGCAAACACAACAGGCACCTttcacatgtgcacacacataatacatacacatacatgtgacacacacaaatatgaccacacacacacacacacacacacacacacacacacacactgatgtGATGTTGTCATTTTCGCTAAACAGTTAATTTCTGACTAAGTTGTACAGTATATTACTTAGCACACTAGTACCAGTTACTAATTTATTACCGGTATGATTATAAGATAAAACCTGGATGTGATCCTGCATTTATTTTTCTTAATTCCACTAAAAATCTTACTTCTGATAAGTAATAGCTTGAACATATAGGAACGTGAATGTGGGTCAACTTGCTAAAAGTTTGTTTGCCTCTAGGTTGGACCCCCTGTGAACTTTACACTGGGCAAGTTACTCTGTTATCATTTCTGAATCATATTCAAACTAAAATagcattataatatatatatatatatatatatatatatatatatatatatatatatatatatatatatatatatatatatatatatatatatatatatatatatatatatatatatatatatatatatatatatataggaagtcagtggtaagatttgtccgtagtacagtgctcgatacgtctgcacgcagagccgagtatatgttgagggtagaacattcaacatctcctgacgagtgatttactcacgaaacaggcttgtagagacgaacaacccgacttgattttcttctaccctcaacatatatatatatatatatatatatatatatatatatatatatatatatatatatatatacacatatatatatatatatatatatatatatatatatatatatatatatatatatatatatatatatattatatatattctctTTCACAATATATCACTTTGAAAATCAACCCTTTTCACCAATTTATGCCTAATAAttataacacacacatacatacgtacatacatacatacatacatccatacatacatacatacatacatacatacatacatacatacatacatacatgtacatacatacagagaacAAAAACACATCTGCACGACATCAGCACAACCAccacacacactgtatacacAATGATCATGCAAATGGCGGTGCAACATAACCCAAAATCAACcacaatatacacaatataatcAAAAAAATTTATTTTGGAACCCACTTAATTTCAGTGTTTTCTGTTGACATACTTGTaccatttttgtatatttttcccGAGATTaatcatataaatataatattagttTTTTGAACAGTTTTTGTGGTACAGCTAGGTAGTGTCATTTCATGCATCATCTATCTCTGTCTGCGAGAATAAAGTGTCTACTGTAAGTGTCTGCTGTCTTCAACCATGCTTTAACGCAACTTTAGAATGTGACCGTGATCACAGGATGAGTCCTAGACCCTACCGAGGGTCTATGGATACAAATGCAATATCTGACGTAATTGTTAACATGGATTAGGGGAGAATACAACCATACTGTTAATTTACACGTAATGCTTACCAATAAAACGCCGTTTCTTCGTCTTTTGTTTTCCACCGTCAAGAACGTACGTCAAGTCTTCAGCGACAAATGTCGCCTGCCTTCTTTCTCGTTGTATGTCTACGTTCATAGTTATTGAAAATACCCGCTCAGAGTGAAGAATCTGCAAGGACAAATGAACGTCAGACGGATGGAGGACCAGTTCTACCACGACGACCTTTGCCCTCCACAAGCTAGACACCCTAGTTGATGTGTAGTGCGCGAGACTCAGAGTCCTAGACTTCTTCTAAGTTCCATATTAAAGCATTATTCAGGGAATGAGCATGGCAAACTGACAAAGTAGTTTGCTTTTACTACGATCCCAGGTACAGGACAAGAGATCAGGAATTCGGGACTATGTTTACAAATGCCAAACAAAACACTTGAGGCTGAGGCTGGATGGATACTAGtattgctgctagacgttcggtaTGGAAAGCCACAACTGACTTATGTGTGCAATTactgttattgtatgtgcaaatactatgttattatgtgcattgaatAGTTTATTCTGTACTTACCTTAAGTTATGTATtgtgtgcattaaatagtttagtatgtacagttactattattgtatgtgctatAAACACTATGTATtgtgtgcattaaatagtttattatgtacagttactattattgtatgtgcaaacactatgttattatgtgcatttaatagtttagtatgtacagttactattattgtatgtgcaaacactatgttaaatgtgcatttaatagtttagtatgtacagttactattattgtatgtgcaaacactatgttattatgtgcctttaatagtttattatgtacagttactattattgtatgtgcgaACACTattgttattatgtgcatttaatagtttattatgtactaaccttataagttattatgtgcatactgtattattctatgtacagttactattattgtatatgctaacgctatgttattatgtgcatttaatagtttattatgtacagttactattattgtatgtgcaaacactatgttaaatgtgcatttaatagtttagtatgtacagttactattattgtatgtgcaaacactatgttattatgtgcctttaatagtttattatgtacagttactattattgtatgtgcgaACACTattgttattatgtgcatttaatagtttattatgtactaaccttataagttattatgtgcatactgtattattctatgtacagttactattattgtatatgctaacgctatgttattatgtgcatttaatagtttattatgtacagttactattattgtatgtgctaacactatgttattatgtgcattaaggtaagtacataataaactattgaatgcacgtaataacatagtatttgcacatacaataatagtaattgcacacttaagtcagctgtggctttccatagttcgggctttctttcaaTACAATAAGTGAACGAAGTTCACAGTGAgtgcttgcccgaacagtctagcaaatgtcattttcagaccggacattccattgagattagtaggttgggccatgtatgcatatatatactttagtATATTCAATCTTTgtatgcaggtgttgacaaacacatttacgtcattactatgtctcatcagtttatggtaattgtgtttgataagtgtgtagacgttgtcattcacacattttagttaatgcattggtggttatttttacaagcccctccttaagatgagtatgcatgaaaaaatagctattgtcctctgtttgtgcttgtcgctaatacggttctctgattggcagttatttatatcctgatgtcatttgctagaccttggatgttccatcctcgatagtgaTGTTtgggcgtgtgtcgtattccatcggaagaacatccaaggtctagcagatagacaaGATGGATACCGGTGGTAGCAGTCCCTGTATGGTAGAGTTGACTTCTCACACAGAGCTCAGGGGGCGCAGAGGCTTCAGACAGAGGTCAGACAAAGGTCAGAGGCCTCTGTCACAGAGGTCGCCCACAGAGCTCAGATACTACCTCAGACGATTTCgtgcaaatgattcattttacagTCTGGGCCAAGGTAGAGTTGACTTCTCAGACAGAGCTCAGAGGGCGCAGAGCCTACAGAGCTCAGAGGGCGCAGAGCATACAGAGCTTTCACCCTACATCAGACCCTGATATGTTACTTAAAAGATATTGGCCAAACCAATCATTTCCTAAAGTTTAAAGCTATCCTGATGACCTTTTCATCATGTACGAGTTAAAACGTCCATGTATGAAGATGTACACGAACGGCCCGTTCGAAATATTCCTGATAAACTTGACTTTATCACGGTTACTACAAAAGATTTTGTAGTAATCGTAACTTTATCGATCAGAGCTGAGACTGCGACCCCAGCCTACCTCAGCGCGGAAGAATATTTGCTCAGAGCAAAATAGTGCGCTATATTTATGCTCATTACATTTACTCATGACCCCGTCTACGTAATTCTCTACTGAAAacgtatttacaaataaatttataGACTTATTAGCACATGTATATTTAAGTTTGTTAAACAAGACAGACGACGACAGAGTTTGACTTGCAGTGATACATTCAAAAAAGAGTTTTCGATCTTGCCATCAGTAGCATCATTTTTTGCAATTGATATGAAGTATTTTGgtttgtaatttgtttacacAACCTAAAAGTTTGGTCATATGCTTATGGATGTGTCAAtcaggatgtgtg
This Glandiceps talaboti chromosome 13, keGlaTala1.1, whole genome shotgun sequence DNA region includes the following protein-coding sequences:
- the LOC144444631 gene encoding peroxisomal acyl-coenzyme A oxidase 1-like, translating into MNVDIQRERRQATFVAEDLTYVLDGGKQKTKKRRFIESLALNDPELKCDEPSFMTRNERLNSSTKHVILIEKKMRRHNFQSDEDRTMFRMAAARKKDTISLPVHYLMFKPTMIGQGTEEQQKKWMPLMEDLVVTGTYAQTELGHGTFIRGLETTATYDPQTEEFVMHSPTLTSMKWWPGNLGLQSNHAVVVAQLYTKGQCHGIHQFMVQLRSLEDHRPLPGVTVGDIGPKMENHGYCNGFLRFDHVRIPRENMLMKYAKVQPDGTYIKPQSMKLAYGSMVLLRVNFTRTAAECLAMASTIAIRYSTVRRQTEITPGGEEPQILDYQSQQYKLFPRLASAYAFYFVGKIVKDIFLKTQDEIKAGNIRSMSALHAISSGLKSFTSDEMNRGIEICRLSCGGHGYSQASGLPSLYGRSTALCTVEGENTVLYLQVARYLMKCASMVATGQELPDLVSYLSKTPEKKWSAKNEADVMNQGLSAYEHRAQRLVIAAAQSLQREIGAGKAQHEAWNNSHIALIKAAQAHCHYFVVKSFVDFLRSGSLDTTAAVKSVLISLCQLYSLHGIHENAGDFLQDGYVSGEQMAMVTSQIPVVLATIRPNAVALVDAFDFRDEFLGSVLGRYDGNVYEKMYEWAKESPLNKEEVHESYYKYLKPMLQSSKSKL